The window TGCGAAGAGGATCTTCGCTCCGAAGGCGGTCATATTCTTCGAGACGGGAGGTATCGACCCGTCTCTCGACGAGATACCGATGGCTGTTGCTGACCTGAGGGCGATGGCTGGCACGTCGCTCAATTCCGGGCTCATAGAGGCTTTCTCGATAGTCGGCCATCGCAAGCTGCATACCGTCGCCTTCCTGGGGGCGGCCCAGATAGACCGGTACGGAAACCTCAACACCACCTGCATCGGCGACTACTTCAAGCCCAAGACCCGTTTCTCCGGCAGCGGGGGCGCCTGTGACGTGGCGACCTACGCGTCGGGGGTGATAACCTTCATGCAGCACGAGAAACGCAGGTTTGTCGAGAAGTTGGATTACCTCACCAGTGTCGGCTGGTACAAGGGCGGCAACTCGCGAAAAGAGCTCGGCCTGAGGCGCGGGGGCGCCCTGGCGGTTGTTACCAATCTCGGCGTGCTCAAGTTTCACGAAGAGACGAAGGAAATGTACCTCACGGAGTATTTC of the Syntrophorhabdus sp. genome contains:
- a CDS encoding ketoacid-CoA transferase, encoding MIQYSDNEMMALAAGRFIKDGDIVFAGTGVSILAATAAKRIFAPKAVIFFETGGIDPSLDEIPMAVADLRAMAGTSLNSGLIEAFSIVGHRKLHTVAFLGAAQIDRYGNLNTTCIGDYFKPKTRFSGSGGACDVATYASGVITFMQHEKRRFVEKLDYLTSVGWYKGGNSRKELGLRRGGALAVVTNLGVLKFHEETKEMYLTEYFPGVTVERIVESTGFPIDTSMAVEAELPTPGELQILREEVDPQRLICQVILEAPQR